In Deltaproteobacteria bacterium, a single genomic region encodes these proteins:
- a CDS encoding DUF1566 domain-containing protein: MMCTHFSRWFPRVLAASVLGLLLSGTLAQAADPATTCEVAKLKAAGKKADCLAKEEAKAILGKPSKPAKCEAAFIRAFANAEAAALASGACPVMGDAAAIERRIDATHVGTVQLLAGEGRLHDNGDGTLTDANTGLTWERKNNNGGLHDKHNIYTWETATGTWISDVNAEGGTGYAGYSDWRVPTAQELQSLLDYSRFGPAIDPVVGHTVAFYYWSSTLFAFNPSYAWDVNFDGGGVGVDFKIGPGCIRAVRGGL; encoded by the coding sequence CGCGTGTGCTCGCAGCGAGCGTCCTTGGTTTGCTGTTGAGCGGCACGCTTGCGCAGGCCGCTGACCCGGCGACCACGTGTGAAGTGGCCAAGCTCAAAGCGGCTGGAAAGAAGGCCGATTGCTTAGCGAAAGAAGAAGCCAAGGCCATTCTGGGCAAGCCGTCGAAGCCAGCCAAGTGTGAAGCAGCCTTTATCCGAGCGTTTGCCAATGCTGAGGCGGCGGCGCTAGCGAGTGGTGCCTGTCCGGTGATGGGGGATGCGGCAGCGATCGAGCGGCGTATCGATGCGACGCACGTTGGAACTGTCCAACTCTTAGCTGGCGAGGGGCGGCTTCACGACAATGGCGATGGGACGCTGACCGACGCCAACACGGGACTGACATGGGAGAGGAAAAACAACAACGGCGGGCTGCACGATAAACACAACATCTACACTTGGGAGACCGCGACTGGGACGTGGATCAGCGACGTGAACGCCGAAGGAGGGACAGGCTATGCTGGGTACAGCGACTGGCGGGTGCCGACGGCGCAGGAATTACAGAGCCTCTTGGATTACAGCCGCTTCGGCCCGGCGATTGACCCAGTGGTTGGCCACACGGTGGCGTTCTACTACTGGTCTTCTACGTTGTTCGCCTTCAACCCGTCCTACGCGTGGGACGTGAACTTCGACGGCGGGGGCGTCGGCGTCGACTTTAAGATTGGCCCGGGCTGCATTCGTGCTGTCCGGGGTGGCTTGTGA